A genomic stretch from Bacteroidota bacterium includes:
- a CDS encoding PKD domain-containing protein has product MKKLSIRLLLSLAIIFLFNTEVKSSWFMGGDLSYTNIGQDSFIIKFVIYRNCNGIPSPNTVHIPIKCKTTNQTITTVSITKTVAIDITPVCSYECTRCQQGGCSFPYGIEKSEYQKLVVLNTTCCELLLSNKYASRGSTITTGAANKHFYIEATLNRCITPQNSSPAFRTDPHTLLCIGQSICMNVGAYDTDNDSLAYEFAYPLQDHGSNISYTGQYDYDKPLYFWGFPNKNKNFPQGFHLDPLTADLSFRPMKIEQTVMVIKVSEFRNGVKIGEVLRDIQLIVINCPNNHSPKLNTASTLNITEGDSVNYMITTSDIDINDTVQIWWDSSIKNVNWQIDTSNIKRPKGILKFYPDSTNLGLNIFTVSAHDNACPVYGFTSKVYKIFVKPKVEAQINVTNLGCGKYKFNTIPNYGKLLNYKWNIFDEVSSSENPITHVFRPGIYPFSLTVSNAKDTSIYYDTLFTDTFLWAYLPKDTNICPGDSLNITAQILNNQGYTSINWNTNDTTQTIQTGQLFQDKTYTVTVQDQSGCSLTAQTKVTVNTINVNLGQNAEVCKYDSIELDADYVLNGCNLSSIEWAKYSDTSFHKNTNNIFIHDSGTYICKITDDIGCFDSDTIYVTQYPRPNVYTLDDDSICSDEQEYLLNGKAFPLSGIWTGSGVKIENQNYIFDLNEVTIVDGKKYKFQYLYTDSNNCKNSDSFSITVFKSSDNPNIDDDFKICKADTIIQLTATPIGGYWTGNFVDSTGNFFVNQATLGINKLTYIVGMPHCPKYDTVNIDVKPLPNVQAYTSTNKIKFCRENGLVQLFGSPVGGTYGGYWTGPVNKNGLFDANTNLGNYQIAWHFTDNNGCYNADTITLSVVEPIITIDKTNPIVCKNNYYELNTQFENAQSMLWLKGQQADGIFDGNPNNLFIKYLHGNNDFQNHGFWIKAETQDTVCATKYDSIFVQIGDIPIADFGANIITGEVPLVVNFYDSSTIAFNAISQFQWDFGNGNSSIVQNPVYTYQNVGNYDVSLKVISDLGCADSITKIAFINAKVNGITEIENSEILIYPNPSNEKIYIKSERKIKSINLYNSLGKSVLKAQDLNAKEFELKKQVKGIYFLKIGLMDGNKIVEKVVFE; this is encoded by the coding sequence ATGAAAAAATTAAGTATTCGTCTTTTATTAAGTTTAGCAATAATATTTTTATTTAACACAGAAGTAAAATCATCTTGGTTTATGGGAGGAGATTTAAGCTATACAAATATAGGACAAGATAGTTTTATAATAAAATTTGTTATATACAGAAATTGCAACGGTATTCCTTCACCTAATACTGTACACATTCCAATAAAATGTAAAACCACAAATCAAACAATAACAACAGTTTCAATTACAAAAACTGTAGCTATTGATATAACTCCTGTATGTTCTTATGAATGTACAAGATGTCAACAAGGAGGATGCTCATTTCCTTATGGAATTGAAAAGTCTGAATATCAAAAACTTGTTGTATTAAATACAACATGTTGTGAATTATTATTATCTAACAAATATGCTTCTAGAGGTTCAACAATAACAACAGGAGCTGCAAATAAACATTTTTACATCGAAGCTACTTTAAACAGATGCATTACTCCCCAAAACAGTTCCCCTGCCTTCAGAACCGACCCACACACTTTACTTTGTATTGGTCAAAGTATTTGTATGAATGTTGGTGCTTATGATACGGATAATGATTCATTGGCTTATGAATTTGCTTATCCATTACAGGATCATGGTTCAAATATTTCTTACACAGGTCAGTACGATTATGACAAACCACTATACTTTTGGGGATTCCCGAATAAAAATAAGAATTTCCCACAAGGTTTTCACCTTGACCCATTAACAGCTGATCTTTCATTCAGACCAATGAAAATTGAACAAACAGTAATGGTAATAAAAGTTTCAGAGTTTCGAAATGGGGTTAAAATCGGGGAAGTTCTCAGAGATATTCAACTTATAGTTATTAATTGTCCTAATAATCATTCACCTAAATTAAATACTGCATCAACTTTAAATATAACAGAAGGCGATTCCGTAAATTATATGATTACTACGTCAGATATTGATATTAATGATACTGTACAAATTTGGTGGGATTCTTCAATTAAAAATGTCAATTGGCAGATTGATACATCAAACATTAAAAGACCAAAAGGAATTTTAAAATTCTATCCTGACAGTACAAATTTAGGGTTAAATATTTTTACAGTATCCGCTCATGATAATGCTTGTCCTGTTTATGGGTTTACATCTAAAGTTTATAAAATTTTTGTTAAACCAAAAGTTGAAGCACAAATCAATGTTACTAACCTTGGATGCGGAAAATACAAGTTTAATACTATTCCCAATTACGGCAAATTATTAAATTACAAATGGAATATCTTTGATGAAGTAAGTAGCAGTGAAAATCCTATTACTCATGTTTTTAGACCTGGTATTTATCCTTTTTCTCTAACAGTGTCAAATGCTAAAGATACTTCAATATATTATGACACACTGTTTACAGATACTTTTCTATGGGCATATTTACCTAAAGATACAAATATTTGCCCCGGTGATAGCCTGAATATTACCGCACAAATTCTTAATAATCAAGGTTATACTTCTATTAATTGGAACACAAACGACACAACACAAACAATTCAAACCGGGCAATTATTTCAAGATAAAACATATACGGTAACTGTTCAGGATCAATCAGGATGTTCTCTTACAGCACAAACAAAAGTAACTGTAAACACTATAAATGTTAACCTTGGTCAGAATGCCGAGGTTTGTAAATACGACAGTATTGAATTAGATGCGGACTATGTTTTAAATGGATGTAATTTATCTTCTATTGAGTGGGCAAAATACAGTGATACAAGTTTTCACAAAAACACAAATAACATTTTCATCCATGATTCCGGAACTTACATCTGTAAAATAACTGATGACATTGGATGTTTTGATTCGGATACAATTTATGTAACCCAATATCCACGACCAAACGTCTATACTTTAGATGATGATAGTATTTGCTCTGATGAGCAAGAATATTTACTCAATGGAAAAGCATTTCCATTATCAGGTATTTGGACAGGAAGCGGAGTGAAAATTGAAAATCAAAATTATATATTTGATTTAAATGAAGTAACAATCGTTGATGGTAAAAAATATAAATTTCAATATTTATACACAGATTCAAATAATTGTAAAAATTCAGATTCATTTAGTATCACTGTTTTCAAATCATCTGATAATCCAAATATTGATGATGATTTTAAAATATGTAAAGCAGACACTATTATTCAATTAACAGCTACTCCAATCGGAGGTTATTGGACAGGTAATTTTGTTGATTCTACAGGAAACTTTTTTGTAAATCAGGCAACATTAGGAATTAATAAACTTACCTACATTGTTGGAATGCCCCATTGCCCAAAATATGATACAGTTAATATTGATGTAAAACCCTTACCTAATGTTCAGGCATATACTTCAACAAACAAAATAAAATTCTGCCGTGAAAATGGCTTGGTTCAATTATTTGGATCTCCTGTCGGTGGCACTTACGGTGGTTACTGGACTGGTCCCGTTAACAAAAACGGACTTTTTGATGCAAACACTAATTTAGGTAATTACCAAATAGCATGGCATTTTACCGACAACAACGGCTGCTACAATGCAGACACAATCACTCTTTCAGTGGTTGAACCGATAATAACTATTGACAAAACAAATCCAATTGTTTGTAAAAATAACTACTATGAATTAAATACTCAATTCGAAAATGCTCAATCAATGCTTTGGTTAAAAGGACAACAAGCCGATGGGATTTTTGATGGAAATCCTAATAATCTTTTTATTAAATATTTACATGGAAATAATGATTTTCAAAACCATGGCTTTTGGATAAAAGCAGAAACCCAAGATACTGTTTGTGCTACAAAATATGATTCTATTTTTGTTCAAATCGGAGACATTCCAATCGCTGATTTTGGAGCCAATATAATTACCGGAGAAGTTCCTCTTGTTGTTAATTTTTATGATTCTTCAACAATTGCTTTTAATGCAATTTCACAGTTTCAATGGGATTTTGGAAACGGAAATTCTTCAATTGTTCAAAATCCTGTTTACACTTATCAAAATGTTGGGAATTATGATGTGAGTTTGAAAGTAATTTCCGACCTTGGCTGTGCTGATTCAATTACAAAAATAGCTTTTATAAATGCCAAAGTAAACGGAATTACAGAAATAGAAAATTCTGAAATATTGATTTATCCAAACCCTTCAAATGAAAAAATTTACATCAAATCAGAAAGAAAAATTAAATCCATTAATTTATATAATTCCTTAGGTAAATCTGTTTTAAAAGCTCAGGATTTGAACGCAAAAGAATTTGAATTAAAGAAACAAGTGAAAGGAATTTATTTTCTAAAAATTGGATTGATGGATGGAAATAAAATTGTAGAGAAAGTTGTTTTTGAATAA
- a CDS encoding response regulator: MEANTKILIVDDMQSNINLITNILEKSKFKFATANTGKSAISKAKSTKFDLILLDIMMPDIDGFEVCKQLKSNPVTKDVPIIFLTALKDTDNIVKGFQLGAVDYISKPFNKHELLARVNTHLMLKKTQNELVNAKKKAEIANEFKSTFLANMSHEIRTPLNGIIGTTNVIQNTKLSEQQRELFDIIVTSSDNLVTIVNDILDFSKIEAGEMKLEKIDFSISKEISNVKMILKTKVDQQKLELIVDIKPTVPHILIGDTVRLKQILINLVNNAIKFTKKGSIKIIVDSVEQKKTDVKLLFKVIDTGIGIPKEKQNKLFKAFSQADTSTTRKFGGTGLGLVISKKICALMNGEIGVESKEGEGSTFWFTAKFGISESKESNTENSKKKSIKNKEKQFKILVAEDNLINQKVAKFNLEELNQEVEIAENGKIALEKYKSNKYDLIFMDCQMPEIDGYEATKRIRKIEKEENKKKTRIIAMTANAMKGDKEKCFKAGMDDFISKPFKLNELKDKLFE, from the coding sequence ATGGAAGCAAACACAAAAATATTAATAGTTGATGATATGCAATCAAATATTAACTTAATAACGAATATCCTTGAAAAATCAAAATTTAAATTTGCAACAGCAAATACCGGAAAATCTGCCATAAGTAAAGCAAAATCAACAAAATTTGATCTTATTTTACTTGACATCATGATGCCAGATATTGATGGGTTTGAAGTATGTAAACAACTGAAAAGCAATCCTGTAACAAAAGATGTACCCATCATATTTTTAACAGCACTAAAAGATACTGATAACATTGTAAAGGGTTTTCAACTTGGTGCTGTTGATTATATTTCAAAACCCTTTAACAAACACGAATTATTAGCAAGAGTTAATACTCATTTGATGTTAAAAAAGACACAAAATGAATTAGTTAATGCCAAAAAAAAGGCGGAAATAGCTAACGAGTTTAAAAGTACATTTTTGGCAAATATGAGCCATGAAATACGAACACCCCTAAACGGAATTATAGGTACTACAAATGTTATACAAAATACAAAGTTAAGCGAACAACAAAGGGAGCTATTCGACATCATTGTTACCTCAAGTGATAATCTTGTAACAATTGTAAATGACATACTGGATTTTTCAAAAATTGAAGCAGGTGAAATGAAATTGGAAAAAATTGATTTCAGTATTTCTAAGGAAATTTCAAATGTGAAAATGATTTTAAAAACAAAAGTTGATCAACAAAAATTAGAACTTATTGTAGATATAAAACCTACAGTTCCGCACATACTTATAGGAGATACCGTTAGATTAAAACAAATATTAATAAATCTTGTAAACAATGCAATCAAATTTACAAAAAAAGGAAGCATAAAAATTATTGTTGATTCTGTGGAACAAAAGAAAACAGATGTAAAACTATTATTTAAAGTAATAGATACAGGTATTGGAATTCCTAAAGAAAAACAAAACAAACTATTTAAAGCATTTTCACAAGCAGATACTTCAACAACAAGAAAATTTGGAGGAACAGGATTAGGACTCGTTATTTCTAAAAAAATATGTGCATTAATGAATGGTGAAATAGGAGTAGAAAGCAAAGAAGGTGAAGGCTCTACATTTTGGTTTACTGCAAAATTTGGTATTTCGGAATCAAAAGAATCAAATACTGAAAACAGCAAAAAAAAGTCAATCAAAAATAAGGAAAAACAATTTAAAATTTTAGTTGCTGAAGACAATCTTATAAATCAAAAAGTTGCAAAGTTTAACCTTGAAGAATTAAATCAAGAAGTTGAAATTGCAGAAAATGGCAAAATAGCTTTAGAAAAATATAAAAGCAATAAGTATGATTTAATATTCATGGATTGTCAAATGCCAGAAATAGATGGATACGAAGCAACAAAAAGAATTAGAAAGATTGAAAAAGAAGAAAATAAAAAGAAAACAAGAATTATTGCAATGACTGCAAATGCAATGAAAGGCGATAAAGAAAAATGTTTTAAGGCAGGAATGGATGATTTTATAAGTAAGCCATTTAAATTGAATGAACTTAAAGATAAATTATTTGAATAA
- a CDS encoding PKD domain-containing protein gives MKKLSIRLLLSLAIIFLFNTEVKSAWLFGADLSYTNIGQDSFIIKLVIYRDCNGAPTPNTVHIPIKCKTTNQTITTVSITEPVAIDITPVCSSECTRCQQGGCSFPFGIEKFEYQKFVVLNTTCCELLLSYKDASRSSAITTGAGNKYFYIEATLNRCITPQNSSPAFRTDPHNMLCIGQSILMNVGAYDTNNDSLAYEFAYPLQGYGSNISYTGQYDYDKPIFFWGFPNKNLPLPRGIHLDPLTADLSFRPMKIEQTVMVIKVSEFRNGIKIGEVLRDIQLIVINCPNNHLPKLNSASTLNVTEGDTVNYTFTTSDIDVNDTVQLWWDSSITNANWQIDTSNIKRPKGILKFYPDSTNLGLNIFTVSARDNACPVYGLTSRAYKICVKPKVEAEINVTNLGCGKYKFNTIPNHYKFLNYKWDIFDEVSNSKNPLTHVFSPGIYPFSLTVSDGKDTSIYYDTLITDTFLWAYLPKDTNICPGDSMTISAQIFNNQGYTSINWNTNDTTQSIQTAQLFQDKIYTVTVQDQSGCSFTAQTKVFVNYINVNLGQNTEVCKYDSIELDADYVLNGCSLFSCDWTKFGDTNFYKNTNNIFVHDSGTYICKITDDIGCFDSDTIYVTQYPRPNVYTLDNDSICSDEQEYLLNGKAFPLSGVWTGSGIKKQKQNYVFDVNEVTIVDGKKFTFNYLFTDTNNCHNSDSFSLTVFKSPDNPNIDDDFKICKADTIIQLTATPIGGYWTGNFVDSTGNFSVNQAGIGITQLRYIVGMPHCPKYDTLNIDVKPLPNVQAYTSTNKTKFCREQGLVQLFGSPSGGTYGGYWSGNVGSGGYFNTNKPLGDYQIAWHFTDNNGCYNADTITLSVVEPIITIDKSKPMVCKNNYYKLNAQFENAQGLFWTKGNKNDGYFVGSQYLNSIEYKHGNNDFQNQGFWIKAETQDPVCTTKYDSIFVQIGDIPIASFGANIISGEVPLLVNFHDSSTIAFNAISQYLWDFGDGNSSIVQNPTYTYQNVGNYDVMLKVISDLGCADSLTKIAFINAKVNGITEVENSEILIYPNPSNEKIYIKSEIKMQSINLYNSLGKLILETQDLNAKDYELKKQIKGIYFLKIGLMDENKLVQ, from the coding sequence ATGAAAAAATTAAGTATTCGTCTTTTATTAAGTTTAGCAATAATATTTTTATTTAACACAGAAGTAAAATCAGCTTGGCTTTTTGGTGCAGATTTAAGCTATACAAATATAGGTCAGGATAGTTTTATCATTAAACTTGTAATATATAGGGATTGCAACGGTGCTCCTACACCTAATACTGTACACATTCCAATAAAATGTAAAACCACAAATCAAACAATAACAACAGTTTCAATTACAGAACCTGTAGCAATTGATATAACTCCTGTATGTTCTTCTGAATGTACAAGATGTCAACAAGGAGGATGCTCATTTCCTTTTGGAATTGAAAAGTTTGAATATCAAAAATTTGTTGTATTAAATACAACATGTTGTGAATTATTATTATCTTACAAAGATGCTTCTAGAAGTTCAGCAATAACAACAGGAGCTGGAAATAAATATTTTTACATTGAAGCTACTTTAAACAGATGTATAACTCCCCAAAACAGCTCCCCTGCCTTCAGAACAGACCCACATAATATGCTTTGTATTGGTCAAAGTATTTTGATGAATGTTGGTGCTTATGATACGAATAATGATTCTTTGGCTTATGAATTTGCTTATCCGCTCCAAGGATATGGTTCAAATATTTCTTACACAGGTCAGTACGATTATGATAAACCTATTTTCTTTTGGGGATTTCCAAATAAGAATCTACCATTACCAAGAGGTATTCACCTTGACCCATTAACAGCTGATCTTTCATTCAGACCAATGAAAATTGAACAAACAGTAATGGTAATAAAAGTTTCAGAGTTTCGAAATGGTATTAAAATCGGGGAAGTTCTCAGAGATATTCAACTTATAGTTATTAATTGTCCTAATAATCATTTACCAAAATTAAATTCTGCATCAACTTTAAATGTAACAGAAGGCGACACCGTAAACTACACTTTTACTACATCAGATATTGATGTAAATGATACTGTACAACTCTGGTGGGATTCATCAATCACAAACGCAAATTGGCAGATTGATACATCAAACATTAAACGACCAAAAGGAATTCTAAAATTCTATCCTGACAGTACAAATTTAGGTTTAAATATTTTCACAGTATCGGCTCGTGATAATGCTTGTCCTGTTTATGGGTTAACATCCAGAGCTTATAAAATTTGTGTTAAACCAAAAGTTGAAGCAGAAATTAATGTTACTAACCTTGGATGCGGAAAATACAAGTTTAATACTATTCCAAATCATTATAAATTTTTAAATTACAAATGGGATATTTTTGATGAAGTAAGTAATTCAAAAAACCCTTTGACTCATGTATTTAGCCCTGGTATTTATCCTTTTTCTCTAACAGTATCAGATGGTAAAGATACTTCAATATATTATGACACACTGATTACAGATACTTTTCTATGGGCATATTTACCAAAAGATACAAACATTTGTCCTGGAGATAGCATGACTATTTCTGCACAAATTTTTAATAATCAAGGATATACTTCTATAAATTGGAACACAAACGATACAACACAGTCAATTCAAACAGCACAATTATTTCAAGATAAAATATATACGGTAACTGTTCAGGATCAGTCAGGATGTTCTTTTACAGCACAAACGAAAGTATTTGTAAATTACATTAATGTTAACCTTGGTCAGAATACCGAAGTTTGTAAATACGATAGCATTGAATTAGATGCTGACTATGTTTTAAATGGATGCAGTTTGTTTTCTTGTGATTGGACAAAATTTGGGGATACTAATTTTTATAAAAATACAAATAACATTTTCGTCCATGATTCCGGTACTTACATCTGTAAAATAACTGATGACATTGGATGTTTTGATTCGGATACAATTTATGTAACCCAATATCCACGACCAAACGTCTATACTTTAGATAACGATAGCATTTGTTCGGATGAGCAAGAATATTTACTTAATGGAAAAGCATTTCCATTGTCAGGTGTTTGGACAGGAAGCGGAATAAAAAAACAAAAGCAAAATTATGTTTTTGATGTAAATGAAGTAACAATTGTGGATGGGAAAAAGTTTACATTCAATTATTTATTTACTGATACGAATAATTGTCATAATTCTGATTCATTTAGTCTCACTGTTTTTAAATCACCTGATAATCCAAATATTGATGATGATTTTAAAATATGTAAAGCAGACACTATTATTCAATTAACAGCTACTCCAATAGGAGGTTATTGGACAGGTAATTTTGTTGATTCTACAGGAAACTTTTCTGTAAATCAGGCTGGAATAGGAATTACTCAGCTAAGGTATATTGTTGGAATGCCCCATTGCCCAAAATATGATACACTTAATATTGATGTAAAACCCTTACCTAATGTTCAGGCATATACTTCTACAAACAAAACAAAATTTTGCCGTGAACAAGGCTTAGTTCAATTATTTGGATCTCCTTCCGGAGGAACTTACGGTGGTTACTGGTCAGGGAATGTTGGCTCAGGAGGATATTTTAATACAAATAAACCCCTCGGTGATTACCAAATCGCTTGGCATTTTACCGACAACAACGGTTGCTACAATGCTGACACAATAACTCTTTCTGTGGTTGAACCGATAATAACTATTGACAAATCAAAACCCATGGTTTGTAAAAATAACTATTATAAATTAAACGCACAATTCGAAAATGCACAAGGTTTGTTCTGGACAAAAGGAAATAAAAATGATGGATATTTTGTTGGCAGTCAGTATTTAAATTCTATTGAATATAAACATGGAAACAATGATTTTCAAAATCAAGGTTTTTGGATAAAAGCAGAAACTCAAGACCCCGTGTGTACCACAAAATACGATTCTATTTTTGTACAAATCGGAGACATTCCAATTGCGAGTTTCGGAGCAAACATAATTTCAGGAGAAGTTCCTCTTCTTGTTAATTTTCATGATTCTTCAACAATTGCTTTTAATGCTATTTCCCAATACCTCTGGGATTTTGGAGATGGAAATTCTTCAATTGTTCAAAACCCAACTTACACTTATCAAAATGTTGGAAATTATGATGTGATGCTAAAAGTAATTTCTGACCTCGGCTGTGCTGATTCACTTACAAAAATAGCTTTCATAAATGCAAAAGTAAATGGAATTACAGAAGTAGAAAATTCTGAAATATTGATTTATCCAAACCCATCAAATGAAAAAATTTACATCAAATCAGAAATAAAAATGCAATCCATTAATTTATATAATTCCTTAGGAAAGTTAATTTTAGAAACTCAGGATTTAAACGCAAAAGATTACGAATTAAAGAAACAAATTAAAGGGATTTATTTTCTGAAAATTGGATTGATGGATGAGAATAAGCTTGTACAAAA
- a CDS encoding response regulator produces MLKPKILIVEDSKVIGEKISQILENEGYKTKISGNGETALKSTKSQQFDLILLDIILPGKDGYTICKEIKSDPNTKDVPVIFLTVKRSTESVVKGFENGGIDFINKPFNEKELLVRVKTHIDLRKSKIKLKNAIKVTEEANIQKSAFIANMSHEIRSPLNSILGFSELLLSSKLSDKEKYNFAKYINKSGQNLLNLINDIIDISKIEANKINIIKKDCNITTILNELKVSFENQKEKRELTEVEIKTKIPNEEIFIIKTDKYRLNQVLNNLLSNSLKFTDKGYIEFGFDYIKDKSNNIKEIEFFVKDTGTGISEEAKEKIFDRFGQDESTISRNIEGTGLGLSISKKLVRLLGGKMYLESQKDKGSTFYFTIPFETVSQNDVKQEDTNIIDTGNWETKKILVVEDVESNYLYIEALLKKSKAQIIKATNGKEAVEICKNDPSIDVILMDINIPVLNGIEATGEIRKFSKDIPIIAQTAYALDGDREKFIEKGCNDYIAKPIKSKILYSIISKFIN; encoded by the coding sequence ATGCTAAAACCAAAAATACTAATTGTTGAAGACTCAAAAGTAATTGGAGAAAAAATATCACAAATCCTTGAAAATGAAGGATACAAAACAAAGATTTCTGGTAATGGTGAAACTGCTCTAAAATCAACTAAATCTCAGCAATTCGACCTTATTTTATTAGATATTATTTTACCCGGCAAAGATGGATATACAATTTGTAAAGAAATTAAATCAGATCCCAATACTAAAGATGTACCTGTAATATTTTTAACAGTAAAAAGAAGTACTGAAAGTGTTGTTAAAGGATTTGAAAACGGTGGAATAGATTTTATAAATAAACCATTTAATGAAAAAGAACTTCTTGTAAGAGTAAAAACTCACATTGATTTACGTAAATCAAAAATAAAATTAAAAAATGCTATTAAAGTCACAGAAGAAGCAAACATCCAAAAATCAGCTTTTATTGCAAATATGTCGCATGAAATACGTAGTCCCTTAAATTCAATCCTTGGATTTTCTGAATTATTGTTATCCTCTAAACTATCTGATAAAGAAAAATATAATTTTGCAAAATACATAAATAAAAGTGGTCAAAATTTACTTAATTTAATAAATGATATTATTGATATTTCAAAAATTGAAGCAAATAAAATAAATATAATTAAAAAAGATTGTAATATTACTACAATATTGAATGAATTAAAAGTATCATTTGAAAATCAAAAAGAAAAAAGGGAATTAACCGAAGTAGAAATAAAAACAAAAATACCAAATGAAGAAATATTTATAATAAAAACAGATAAATACAGATTAAATCAAGTGCTGAATAACCTTTTAAGTAATTCATTAAAATTTACCGACAAAGGATACATTGAATTTGGATTTGATTACATCAAAGATAAAAGCAACAATATCAAAGAAATAGAATTTTTTGTAAAAGACACAGGTACAGGAATAAGCGAAGAAGCAAAAGAAAAAATATTTGATAGATTCGGGCAAGATGAGAGTACTATTTCAAGAAACATTGAAGGAACAGGACTAGGTTTATCCATTTCAAAAAAACTCGTAAGATTACTTGGTGGAAAGATGTACCTAGAATCCCAAAAAGATAAAGGTTCTACTTTTTACTTCACAATTCCATTTGAAACTGTTAGTCAAAATGATGTAAAACAGGAGGATACTAATATAATAGATACAGGAAATTGGGAAACTAAAAAAATATTAGTAGTAGAAGATGTTGAGTCAAATTATTTATATATTGAAGCATTACTAAAAAAATCAAAAGCACAAATCATTAAAGCAACAAATGGAAAAGAAGCAGTTGAAATATGCAAAAACGACCCATCTATTGATGTAATATTAATGGATATTAATATACCTGTACTTAATGGAATTGAGGCTACAGGAGAAATACGGAAATTCAGCAAAGATATTCCTATAATTGCACAAACTGCTTATGCCTTAGATGGTGATAGAGAAAAATTTATAGAAAAAGGGTGCAATGATTATATCGCTAAGCCAATTAAATCAAAAATTTTATATTCCATTATCTCAAAATTTATCAATTAA
- a CDS encoding acyl-CoA dehydrogenase family protein, whose protein sequence is MVDFSLNKREIEIQEKYRDFSERWIKPNALKYDKLAEFPWEVVKAAYDEKIINGPIPEKFGGNGFSLFEGALASEEFGAGCIGIGISIDANTLALTPLLLSANDEQQKKFYGRIREEKGVAAYCLTEPNAGSDVAGIKSTAILKGDKYILNGHKRFITNAEVATFFTVFALTNPERGARSLTAFLVPSDLPGIEIKPHLEKMGQKASVQNEILFHDVEIPKENLIGVEGLGFVIAMKTFDRTRTGVAALGVGAARSAYLTAKDWAKNRIQFGKPIATQQAVGFMLADMATDVEVARLITWKAAWAYDTKQKDLGLLSAMSKLRATDLAMKVTTDAVQVMAGDGYSTEFGVEKMMRDAKLCQIYEGTNQIQRLVISKNILKG, encoded by the coding sequence ATGGTTGATTTTTCATTAAACAAAAGAGAAATTGAAATTCAAGAAAAATACAGAGATTTTAGTGAACGATGGATTAAGCCTAATGCATTGAAATACGACAAATTAGCAGAATTCCCTTGGGAAGTTGTAAAAGCTGCTTATGACGAAAAAATAATAAACGGACCTATACCCGAAAAATTCGGAGGAAATGGTTTTAGTTTATTTGAAGGAGCATTAGCATCCGAAGAATTTGGTGCAGGATGTATTGGTATTGGAATAAGTATTGATGCTAACACATTGGCACTAACTCCTTTATTACTTTCAGCAAATGACGAACAGCAAAAGAAATTTTATGGACGAATAAGGGAAGAAAAAGGCGTAGCTGCATATTGCCTTACCGAACCAAATGCAGGTTCTGATGTTGCAGGAATAAAATCCACAGCTATTTTAAAAGGAGACAAATATATACTTAACGGTCATAAAAGATTTATTACAAATGCAGAAGTAGCCACATTTTTTACTGTATTTGCATTAACCAACCCCGAAAGAGGAGCAAGAAGCCTTACTGCTTTTCTCGTACCGTCAGATTTACCGGGAATTGAAATTAAACCTCATTTAGAAAAAATGGGACAAAAAGCCTCAGTTCAAAATGAAATACTTTTTCATGATGTTGAAATTCCTAAAGAAAATTTAATTGGTGTTGAAGGATTAGGTTTTGTAATTGCCATGAAAACCTTTGACAGAACAAGAACAGGAGTTGCTGCATTGGGTGTTGGAGCTGCTCGTTCAGCTTATCTAACTGCTAAAGATTGGGCAAAAAATAGAATTCAATTTGGCAAACCAATAGCTACACAACAGGCTGTTGGCTTTATGCTTGCCGACATGGCTACTGATGTTGAAGTTGCAAGATTGATTACATGGAAAGCTGCTTGGGCTTATGATACAAAACAAAAAGATTTAGGTTTGCTCTCAGCAATGTCAAAATTACGTGCTACCGACTTAGCAATGAAAGTTACAACCGATGCCGTTCAAGTTATGGCAGGTGACGGTTATTCAACAGAATTTGGTGTTGAAAAAATGATGCGTGATGCTAAATTATGTCAAATTTATGAAGGTACTAACCAAATTCAAAGACTTGTTATTTCTAAAAATATTTTAAAAGGCTAA